From the Methanoculleus caldifontis genome, the window CGGATCTCTTCGACGCGGGGGACGTTCGAGAGTCCCGAGAGCACGATGATGATCCCGACATACGAGGTATTCTTCACCGGGTAATCCCCCGACCGCATCTCGAGGCCGGCGATGTTGCGGTCGATCCATTTCCTGACCGTCTGGAACCCCTTCATCGAGAGTTCGGCCGAGGGTCCTGCAATCAGGACCAGCGCCTTGTCGGCGCTCGTGAGATCGCAGGGGGTAGATATCTCTTCGTAGACCGCTTTCTTCGCAAGCGAGACGATCCTGGCGGCCTTCTCGTGCGATCCCTCGATAAAGTACTTCAGCGACCGGCGCCGGTGGAGGAAGTCCAGCCATCCTGCAGGCAGGCGCTCGGCAGCGTAGCCGACGGCAACGAAGCTGTTGCCCTTCAGGGTGTTGAGAACCTCTCCGGCATCCAGGACGATCTCGGCGACCTCGAGCCCGGACTCGTTGAACTCTCCCGCGCGGAGGAGGAGACCGAGCTGACGGGCTATCCGCTCGTTGAGCATCCTGTAGAGGGTTCTCGGGTCGAGCTCCCGGGAGCCTCCGCGCAGCTGGTCCATGATCCCGGTATTCTCCTTCTCGTCTGCAGCCGCGGCGGCCCGGATCTTCTGCGACCAGGTCTCGTTGTCGAAGAGGATGACGGAGTCGACAAGGTCCCGGAGCATATCGAGGTCGTCGGCGGCCTTGGCCGAGACCCTCTTCCCTTCGCTTAAGGGCGGGAGGATGGCGAGGGCGAAGATAGGTTCCACGTAAGACTTGCGGAGTTCATCGATGATGAGCGGCGCGATATCGACGACGCTGCCTCCAAGTCCGCAGCAGAGCAGGATGGCGTCTATCTCCAGCGTATCCATGCGCTGGATCCGGGTCATCGTCTCCTCGATATCGATCACGTTTCTGATGTCGTCTGGATCGACCACGTCGATCCGGGGGAAGAAGATCCTTGCGGGGTCCGGGAGGGAGCGCAGTTGGACCAGGGAGTTCGGGTCGACGTCGATCGCTACCGTACTCATGCAGCAGACTCTGCTCCGCCGGTCGTGGTCGTAGAGATTGTCGACCACCCGTGACCCGGCGCCACCCAACCCGATCGCCAGCACCCGCATAGTATATACCCCCTATCGTGAACCCTCGCATGCCCGGAGTGACTTCCGCCGCGGAAAAGAGCGAGGATATCACCTGAAACTACAGATGAATATGAGGCCGGCAATCATATACATTTCTGTACAATCCGAAACCGGGCGCGCATTTGCGTGACGCGCTTCTTATTTGAATATTTCGATATTATCCCGTCGCGCAGGATCATTCTGCAGGTTAAGCGGGTGGATTCCCCGTATCTCTTGGGGAACCCGTTACATCCGTCCGTTTTGAGCTACCTGTTCGGTACGTGTCGTTTGGGGAGCACAAAATGATAATATATATAACTCCCGGCACGTAACTACTCAATGAGGTGCATAGCCTTGACTACATATGGAATTGAATTTGTGCCCGGACCAATCAACGTCAAGCAGGTGGTGAACTACACCAAGCTTGCAGAGTCCAAAGACATCGACTACGCTTGGATCACCAACCACTACAACAACCGCCACGCGTACCCGACCCTCGCCATGATCGCGGCAAACACCGACTCGATCAAGATGGGTCCGGGAATCATGAACACGTTCACCGACACCCCGGCAGCCATCGCCTCCTTCATGGCTACCTTAAACGAGATCTCCGACGGACGTGCCGTCCTCGGTATCGGACCCGGTGACCTCTCCACCCTCCCGAAGCTCGCCATCGACCCCGTCAAGCCCGTCGGCCACCTGCAGGAGGGTGTCGTGCAGATCCGCAAGCTCCTCGCCGGCGAAGAGGTCAAGAAGACCGGTGAGATGGAGTTCTTCGACTACGACGGTGCCAAGCTGACCGGTGTCAACCTGCCCGGCAAGAAGGGCATCCCGGTATACATCGGTGCCCAGGGGCCCAAGGTCCTCGAGCTCGCCGGCACGATCGGTGACGGCGCCCTGATCAACGCCTCGAACCCCAAGGACTTCGAGGTCGCCATCCC encodes:
- a CDS encoding tubulin/FtsZ family protein; this encodes MRVLAIGLGGAGSRVVDNLYDHDRRSRVCCMSTVAIDVDPNSLVQLRSLPDPARIFFPRIDVVDPDDIRNVIDIEETMTRIQRMDTLEIDAILLCCGLGGSVVDIAPLIIDELRKSYVEPIFALAILPPLSEGKRVSAKAADDLDMLRDLVDSVILFDNETWSQKIRAAAAADEKENTGIMDQLRGGSRELDPRTLYRMLNERIARQLGLLLRAGEFNESGLEVAEIVLDAGEVLNTLKGNSFVAVGYAAERLPAGWLDFLHRRRSLKYFIEGSHEKAARIVSLAKKAVYEEISTPCDLTSADKALVLIAGPSAELSMKGFQTVRKWIDRNIAGLEMRSGDYPVKNTSYVGIIIVLSGLSNVPRVEEIREIRAEYQLEREEEALKADEEERLRAEETAMADEAGMPEEDDGEFASPFESAFLEESDTMAEPSTTERDEMIAMPGSGQGTRKSKDDTIEMLPKAGQKKDDGAVILPPRQGGREIDLAGSASVTSSIPAPKNSAFGTKGINIAKTAPKDDAVVYSASVQPVQHPKEGAFSGDQVALDRGTQRPKEAAFTGDRVALDHGTQRPKDGVFDEPGLRMRGTAAVPRDARPDQTGRGFGHSGPRPKEVDPSRGKLEVIEGEKRSKNQKNEEKRSDDDPDGSGITWIR
- a CDS encoding 5,10-methylenetetrahydromethanopterin reductase, which translates into the protein MRCIALTTYGIEFVPGPINVKQVVNYTKLAESKDIDYAWITNHYNNRHAYPTLAMIAANTDSIKMGPGIMNTFTDTPAAIASFMATLNEISDGRAVLGIGPGDLSTLPKLAIDPVKPVGHLQEGVVQIRKLLAGEEVKKTGEMEFFDYDGAKLTGVNLPGKKGIPVYIGAQGPKVLELAGTIGDGALINASNPKDFEVAIPIIKNAMEKAGKKTFDVGAYTAMSIDMNEKKARNAAKIVAAFIAAGSPPALLQRHNLNLDNVAKIKEALSRFDFKTVGGLVGDAEIDAFTIAGTPDMVKQKCEDLAKSGVTQIIFGSPLGPDMTNSIRLLGKYVV